Genomic segment of Deltaproteobacteria bacterium:
TCCCCCTCTTCTTCTTCCTCCTCCCCGTCTTCGCCCGCCTCGTGCTTTGATCCACTTAATGCGAAAAACGCGCCAGCTCCGGCTATGGCTAGCAATAATAGTACTGCTAGTATGATTATAATGAGCTTTTTGCTGCCACCTTTAGCTGGGGCAGCGTCAGTCTTTTCTTGTGCCTCTTTTTCTTCTGCAGACATGGTACCTTTGATATTGTTATTGCCGGTGTAAACTGCCTTTGAGTCTCAAACTCAGTGAAGCAACTAAGTCGTTAATAATCAAGGCAAATTTAGCGTGCATGATTGAAACTACCTTTATCAATTTGAAATTTTCTCTTTTTTCTTTCCATCCTGTTCAGTTGGAGCGACGTATATTTCGACTCTTCTATTTTGATGACGGTATTGTGCTAAGTTGTCATCAATAAGTGGCTTAGTATCGGCATAGCCAACTGCGGAAATAAGATTTGGATCTATGCCAGCGTCAATCATTTGTCGCACCACTGCAATAGCTCTGGCAGCAGATAGCTCCCAGTTTGAAGCAAAGCGCGAATTGTTGATGGGCGTGCTATCGGTATGACCGTTGACGCTAATGCTCACCTTTTTGCCGCTTAGTGCTCTGCTAATGGCAATTACTGCTTCTTTTGCGGAAAATGACAACTCATCGCTAGCCATTGGGAACGTGCTAGCTCCAAGTAGTAAGAGGCTGCCATTATCGCTAGTGGAACGAAGATAAATATCGTTTGCGAATTTTAAATTGTTGCCGGCGGCTGACTTAGCGTTGGGCGCTCCCAAAGCACCTTGTAGTTTAGAGGCCACGCGTGCTGTTAGCTGAGTCTTTTCGTTCCTTGAACTTGGTATGGCCGCGTCGATCTTGTCCATGAGGTCATTTCCACCTTTGCCTATAGCTTCCTTAGCTTGCTCTAGTTGATGTTTGGAAAAATGTTTAAGTTTCAGAATGATTTGTTGGTTATCAATAGACGACATGGCATGGAGCATGACAAAAAAGGTAAGTAGAAGAGTGAGCAAATCCGAAAATGTTACCATCCAGGCACTAGGAGAGATGTGGTGAATTTCGAGCTCCTTAAGTGAAACAGATGCTTTTGCTTTTTGAGTGCCGATGCGTGTTCCGACATGAGTGAGTGCCATAGGAGAAACCATGTGGCTTTTACTCCTGTATGATGAGAACTACTCGACGGTTTTTTGCACGTCCTTCCTCGGTAGTGTTATCCGCGATTGGTTGATATTGGGCTCTTCCACTAGCGGTCAGTTTGTCTGCTGGCACACCTTTATCGATAAAAAATCTAAGCACTGAGACAGCTCTAGCGATAGAGAGTTCCCAGTTGGATTTAAATCGTGGGGAGGAAATGGGGCGATCGTCGGTGTGTCCTTCGATTTGTAGGCGCAGCCTCTGTTGTCGTACGTTTCTTGCTATAGTTTCAAGTGTTGGAATGAACTGAGCGTTCATTTGCTCATCGCCGCTGTTAAATAGAGCTTCTCCCGCGATGCTAATTACAAATCGATCATCGAAGCGCAATACTTCTGCATCAAGTGCCTCAGCGGTATCGGCTATAGTGCTATAGCGAGTGGAAAAATTCAGTTGAGGGAAGCCAATGGCCAGCTCTGGAATGGGAATGTCATAGTGTTTAGTTTGTTCGGACGAGAAAGGTAAATGTGAGTCGTGGGAAGTAGAAAATTGATTAGAGAGCGACTTCAACAATTGTTTTTTGCGCACTAAATCGGGTACGGCAATTGAGGTTAGAAAAATAAAAAAGCACAGCAAGATAGTTGTGAGGCTCGTAAAGGGAACAGTAAAGTGATCTTCTTCAGTCATTTGAAACGTGCCTTAGTCGTAATCTGAGCTTCGTTCTTCTGGAGGTAAGAAGCTTAGTAAGCGCTGTTCTATAATTCGCGGATGAAGTCCCTCGCTTATGCAAACCAAACCTTCGATCGTCATTTCCTTAATGAGCATTTCCTTTTTGCTTTTCGCTCGCAGCTTACCTGCTAATGGCAAAAAGACGATATTCGCAGCCATTGCACCATAAAAAGTTGTGAGCAGCGCCACTGCCATTGCTGGGCCAATTTGCGAGGGATCGTCTAAGTGAGAGAGCATTTGCACTAGCCCAATAAGGGTTCCAATCAGACCCATGGCTGGCGAAATAGTGCCCATTGTCTGAAAGAGTTGCGAGCCATGTCGATGTCGATCATCTAAAAAGGTGAGTTCTATTTCGAGCGTTCGACGAATTTCTTCTGCCTTGTTATTGTCGGCGAGCAACCCCATGGCCTTTTGCATAAATGGATCTGCTTCCTTAAACATCTCGTCTTCAATAGCTAGGGCACCGTCTGCCCTTACTCTTCGCGCCATATCGACGAGTTTTTTTAGGCGGTGAATGCCCGAAGCCCTTTCGTAAACCAAGGCAGTTTTTAAGAGAGTGAGCGTTTTTAGAAAATCCCCTAGAGGAAAGTTAATTAGCGTTACTCCAATGGTTCCACCGCCGACGATTAATATGCTGTTAAGATCGAAAAACGATCTGCCGCCACCACCTAGGGCAATGGCAAGAACCACTAGACCAAAGGCAGCGCCGACGCCAAATAAAGTAGCGTGATCCAGCTGTCTAGTTATTAGATCACTGCGCAAGTATATTGGTCTTTCTTCCACGTCGAGTTTTTTCCAAGCAAGCCGCTGCCAGTTAGCGAGCAATTGTTTTATTAATTCATTACTTAGGATGCAGATTCGAAGTGACGGTATCGCTGCTTGAGCACTGCTCGCAGTACTAAGGGGCCAATTTAAATTAATAAGCTCACTAAAATACTTAGGCTATCGAATAGGAAATGGTATATCATTACAAAAATTAATCGCTCGCCACTCGCAATGTAGGCGATCCCAAAGCCGATTCCCAAGCCAAGCATTGCTATCGTAGGAATTATGCCCCACGTTGGATAGTGAGCTAATCCAAACAGCATGGCACTAAGAGTGACAGCCATTAAATCATTAGTCGATTGTTTAGCAAAAAAGTTGGCTCGCCTGATTACGCTGATTAATAGACCGCGAAAGATTGTCTCCTCGGTGATAGCCACCCAAGCGGCGATTAGCACAACTATGATGACAGACGACAGTAAGGCCCATATGCTGAGCGGTGCATCACTTGCCAGTGGCGATGCAGCAGCCGTTACGAGCTCTCGTCTCTGAGTCAGGAGTTCAGGCGCAAAAACCATTAGTAGAACGGCTGGGATACAGCCGGCAGCTACGGCTGTATGCGTTAGACTTAGGAGCTCTTTGTAGTTTTTTGTGCTGGCTAAGTGGGATAGTTTGTAACGCCACTTAAGCCATATTGCCATGACAGCGCATGTTCCAAAGGCAATGGTTGGTAAATGCATAGCAGTCTTACGTGTGTTGTAAGTATCTAGAAACACGAAAATTATTGGGATAGTTGAAATCAAGACGGCGTTAATTATAGCGGAAATCCCAAGTCTCTGGTCGAAGTCTTGGCGAGATTGGTTTTTTAACTCGCCAAAAAGCGCTTTCCAGCGATCGAGTGCAATAAACCTAAGAATGACAGCAGTATTTTTGTCTCTATAATTCATTGATATATTTGCTGTTCTTGTGAGAGATTTATGGACGTATCGAAAAACACCTCGCACACAGTATATTGATGAGACGCTGGAGGATTAAGGATTATTAAAATGAGAAAATTCGATGTTTACGGAGTAGGTAATGCAATAATGGATCTTCAGTTAAGAGTTTCGGATGAAGATCTTGATCGATTTAAGCTGGTTAAGGGCGGCATGAAGCTTGTGGAGGTAAGTGAGCAGCAAGATATTATAGAGTATTTTTATGCGCATGATGTTAATCAAGCTAGTGGTGGCTCGGCTGCAAACACGGCTATTGCTATAGCGCAGCTTGGAGGCAGGGTGGGGTATGGTTGCATGGTTGGCGACGATGGTTTTGGAAAGTTTTATCAAGGTGAAATGGCAAATTTGGGAGTTTCCCTGCACGTAAAACCTCGAGAACGAGAAAGCACTGGAACATGTGTGATTTTGATTACTCCAGATGCGGAGAGAACCATGAATACTCATCTAGGGGCCAGTAGTAATTTTGGACCAGAGCACGTAAGTGAGGAGCATATAGCGGATGCTCGGTGGCTATATGTCGAGGGATATTTGTTTTCATCCGAAAAGGGCCAGCAAGTGGTTTCTAAAGCCATTAAAGCGGCAAAGCGTAGCCAAACGCGCATCGCTGTTTCGTTTGCAGATGGTTTTATCGTCGATGCCTTTAGGGAGCCGCTTTCTGCGGCGGTTGCTCAAGCTGATCTAATTTTTGCCAATCGCAATGAGGCGGCTGCCTTCGCTAGAGAAGATGATGAGATTCGCAGTTTTGCAGCGTTAAAATCAGCTTGCCCCAATGTCGCAATGACGTTACACGAGAGAGGAGCACGGGTATTTTATGCGGGCGAGGAGTTTTTTATTCCTGCTGTTAAGACTAATGCTATAGACACAACCGGTGCAGGTGACATGTTTGCAGGTGGTTTTCTTTACGGACTCACGCGAGGTTGGAAGGCAGACAAGGCTGCTGAATTAGCGTGTTTTTTGGCCAGCAAGGTAGTAAGTCAAATTGGTCCACGGTTAAATTGCGATGTTAAAAAATTGATGGAGATGACAGCGCTCTCCTAAGAGTGCATCTAAAGTTCGTTAGCTCGTTTATATCATTTAAAAAAGGATTTTTGTAAACGGTATAAACAGCAAGTGCGTAAGCACTTGCCAATAAACAACAAATACCGTTTCCAAAAAGTAAAATATTTAACTTACTTTTTGGAAACGGTTTAAACTGGTAAGCGATGATAGAAAAACTTTTTTTCCACACGTTGCGAGGGGTCTTGATTTTTCAGTGTGCGTTGCTAGGTGATTGCTTGGCACAGTCTGCTGAAATAAATGTTCATGATATAGTTGAGACTCCTGATGCCAATAGTGTCGCCGATTTGGCGGAGAACAAAAAGCACGACGAACTCGTGAGTGGATTAATCGATCGGCTTATGGTCGAAAATGACGATAAGGCTGTCGAGGTCGGGCTTGCATTAAAGAGTCATGCAAAAAAAAGCGATTTGCCCAAGTTAGTTAAAGCGCTTGAAGGTGGTGGAAGCTTAGAGGCAAAGGTTACGCTGGTTGAAATTCTCGGTCAACTTGCAGATGATCGTGCTGTGAAAGCGCTTCGCTTTGAAATTCAGCATGGCAAGTGGCCGGTGCGTTTGGCGGCAATTGATTCATTGGGTTATATTAAGCATGGACTTGTCGTCTCTATTCTATCGGATATTTTGAGCAATAGTTCTAACGACGAAGCAAAGCTACGAGCTGCGTCGGCCTTGGGGCGCATTGGTAATGGGCCAGCGAGGTATGCCCTGCAAACTATTTTGAAGAAGACGAAATCATTAGGTGCTCGTAGCGCTATCAAGTGGGCGTTAAAGCGATCTGGAAAGATGCCGGATACTGATCGCACGGATTCCGGCATCGCTCGTGGCAAGAAGGTTTTGGCGTATTATCGTGGGACTCCGTTTTTCTTTTACGTCCCGTATTATCGCTTTAAATATCAGCCGTCGCCGCGTCTATTAGTCTGCATACACGACTATGATCTGCAGATCGAGAATCTCTTCAATATGTGTCAAAAGGAAGCATTGGAACGTCGCATGGCGGTATTGGTGCCGTACTTCGATAACATGACGTATCCAGAATATTCTAATTTTAACTATCGCGGGGAGCGCACGGACAAGCGTTTGTTTGAGATAATCGAACACCTAAAGACCGATATTGAGCTAGAAACGAGGGAGATTTTTTTCTTTGGTTACGGTGGAGGTGGCGATTTTGCTCAAAGGATAGTGATGGCATATCCGGATCGCGTTGCGCGCGCGGCTTATAGTCTTACATCATTTACGCAAGCTGATCCGAACCTTCCTTATCCGCAGGGAGTCAAAAACAACTTGTATGCACCGGATGTTAATATAGATGTAGAGCGCTTCGTGAAGTCGGATGTTTCCATTTACGTTAAACCGGATATCATGAGCACGCGGCAGGCGCGAAGATTTTTTTATTTGCTAGACGAGTATTCCGCAAGGCGCGGCATCACTAAGCGTTTCTTGGTTAAAGAAATAGGGCAGGGAGACGATGTTCAATCGACTTTTGACATGAGTAAGGCCTACCTATTTGCCAAAATTGCCGCGGAGAAGCCGACATATCTCACGCCGATGGAGTAATTGGAGAGTATTGTGAAGGAAAGCTTTAGGTGCAGAGTTCGAACAGATTTGGATCATCGAATGCTAAAAAGTGCGTAGGCTCCTTTTGCGGGTACTTCTCATCGCTCCAGGGGCGACTATTATTTCTAATCTGCCTCTCTACCTTGCCAGCTATGTTGTTTGCATTTTATGTGGCAAAGAGCGAGCGCAGCAATGCTCTTGCGCGCACGCAGCGAGATGCGTTTCACCTAATGAGTTTAGCAAGTCGGGAACATGCTCATCAGATTCGTGGCGCTAGGGAGTTGCTTCTTTGGTTAGGGAAAAAACTAGCTAGCGAAGGACGCGAGTCTCCGATTATCGCCGATCCAGACCTCCTTAAAGCCCTGCTCGCCGGACATCCGCAGCTTGCCAATATTGGCGTTTTGTCGGCAAATGGAGAGGTGCTTCAGAGCGCATATCCTATGGCGAGCGATCAGAGTTGGCAGAACAATCCCGCTTATGGCGCGGCTATGTATTCAGAGGACGTGGTGG
This window contains:
- a CDS encoding flagellar motor protein MotB, whose amino-acid sequence is MVSPMALTHVGTRIGTQKAKASVSLKELEIHHISPSAWMVTFSDLLTLLLTFFVMLHAMSSIDNQQIILKLKHFSKHQLEQAKEAIGKGGNDLMDKIDAAIPSSRNEKTQLTARVASKLQGALGAPNAKSAAGNNLKFANDIYLRSTSDNGSLLLLGASTFPMASDELSFSAKEAVIAISRALSGKKVSISVNGHTDSTPINNSRFASNWELSAARAIAVVRQMIDAGIDPNLISAVGYADTKPLIDDNLAQYRHQNRRVEIYVAPTEQDGKKKEKISN
- a CDS encoding flagellar motor protein MotB — translated: MTEEDHFTVPFTSLTTILLCFFIFLTSIAVPDLVRKKQLLKSLSNQFSTSHDSHLPFSSEQTKHYDIPIPELAIGFPQLNFSTRYSTIADTAEALDAEVLRFDDRFVISIAGEALFNSGDEQMNAQFIPTLETIARNVRQQRLRLQIEGHTDDRPISSPRFKSNWELSIARAVSVLRFFIDKGVPADKLTASGRAQYQPIADNTTEEGRAKNRRVVLIIQE
- a CDS encoding motility protein A produces the protein MEERPIYLRSDLITRQLDHATLFGVGAAFGLVVLAIALGGGGRSFFDLNSILIVGGGTIGVTLINFPLGDFLKTLTLLKTALVYERASGIHRLKKLVDMARRVRADGALAIEDEMFKEADPFMQKAMGLLADNNKAEEIRRTLEIELTFLDDRHRHGSQLFQTMGTISPAMGLIGTLIGLVQMLSHLDDPSQIGPAMAVALLTTFYGAMAANIVFLPLAGKLRAKSKKEMLIKEMTIEGLVCISEGLHPRIIEQRLLSFLPPEERSSDYD
- a CDS encoding CPBP family intramembrane metalloprotease, producing MNYRDKNTAVILRFIALDRWKALFGELKNQSRQDFDQRLGISAIINAVLISTIPIIFVFLDTYNTRKTAMHLPTIAFGTCAVMAIWLKWRYKLSHLASTKNYKELLSLTHTAVAAGCIPAVLLMVFAPELLTQRRELVTAAASPLASDAPLSIWALLSSVIIVVLIAAWVAITEETIFRGLLISVIRRANFFAKQSTNDLMAVTLSAMLFGLAHYPTWGIIPTIAMLGLGIGFGIAYIASGERLIFVMIYHFLFDSLSILVSLLI
- a CDS encoding adenosine kinase — its product is MRKFDVYGVGNAIMDLQLRVSDEDLDRFKLVKGGMKLVEVSEQQDIIEYFYAHDVNQASGGSAANTAIAIAQLGGRVGYGCMVGDDGFGKFYQGEMANLGVSLHVKPRERESTGTCVILITPDAERTMNTHLGASSNFGPEHVSEEHIADARWLYVEGYLFSSEKGQQVVSKAIKAAKRSQTRIAVSFADGFIVDAFREPLSAAVAQADLIFANRNEAAAFAREDDEIRSFAALKSACPNVAMTLHERGARVFYAGEEFFIPAVKTNAIDTTGAGDMFAGGFLYGLTRGWKADKAAELACFLASKVVSQIGPRLNCDVKKLMEMTALS
- a CDS encoding HEAT repeat domain-containing protein, producing MIEKLFFHTLRGVLIFQCALLGDCLAQSAEINVHDIVETPDANSVADLAENKKHDELVSGLIDRLMVENDDKAVEVGLALKSHAKKSDLPKLVKALEGGGSLEAKVTLVEILGQLADDRAVKALRFEIQHGKWPVRLAAIDSLGYIKHGLVVSILSDILSNSSNDEAKLRAASALGRIGNGPARYALQTILKKTKSLGARSAIKWALKRSGKMPDTDRTDSGIARGKKVLAYYRGTPFFFYVPYYRFKYQPSPRLLVCIHDYDLQIENLFNMCQKEALERRMAVLVPYFDNMTYPEYSNFNYRGERTDKRLFEIIEHLKTDIELETREIFFFGYGGGGDFAQRIVMAYPDRVARAAYSLTSFTQADPNLPYPQGVKNNLYAPDVNIDVERFVKSDVSIYVKPDIMSTRQARRFFYLLDEYSARRGITKRFLVKEIGQGDDVQSTFDMSKAYLFAKIAAEKPTYLTPME